The following proteins are encoded in a genomic region of Flammeovirga pectinis:
- a CDS encoding SusC/RagA family TonB-linked outer membrane protein — MKKRIFAFLFLFLAALAYDASAQGKKEVSGVVKEGSEALPGVTVLVKGTTYGSITDLDGNYKLNVSPTDVIVYRFIGFKTQEITVGNQSTINVGLEADAEELEEVTVMGYAKTDVSSNSTKVENVTDVVTPSVTSSLQGKAAGVNISSNSGQPGAKQNIIIRGQGSISNTASDPLYVIDGIIQDGEDINYSSSQSEAERDPLSMINPEDIESVEVLKDAAATSLYGARAANGVIVITTKRGKTGKPQITFNTRQGISIVNKGNWSAMNADQFVDSQAQALANKNGGKPEDYYSQIPGVTVDSKGNPIYSNTDWSEHAFRQARISSYDLTMSGGNEDTKYYASAGYMNNEGILVGSNFERYSLRLNLDQKINKRLTANISTNLSYTDQQDASGGGGYSSPLLATYMQLPTLSPYDSNGELLPRIKGGSSDANFLYDLEKGNKVVIGQVSTQLVGSLKYQIADWLSFKQTGSVNYQNAQRENYRSPLSYDGAAYSGYKSDKTTSNSTILGNSIFNFSKTFGNVHNIDAIAGFEYQVNNKKRSYSYGENIPVGLENLDNSAANKDASGYKTSYKYMSYLGQLSYNYDGKYYATFSARRDGSSKFARNKKWGTFWSTSASWYLSREDFLADNNVITLAKLRGSYGTTGNANIGNFDARGLYSYYGYQSKSAGTYRQIENPDLSWEVRKKLGVGFDISLVDRVTLNVDYYRERSESILLNRPLSSSSGFTSGKQNLGVILNKGWEFALTTTNILKTNFTWSTSFNIGINKNEILKLDGQDIISGARISRVGSAVNTFYLREWAGADPKSGDGSWYTNDGKDHAGESGYYKRNNRWATSDYNKAERIESGQAGPKITGGLTNNFKYKNWDLSIFLTFSQGGKIWRNSNVYTDNDGYSKNRNQEGYSYSVNRWKKDGDVADYAKWGAYGASKNSDRQLEDGSYLSLRNITLGYTFPSTWIKTLRLGSVRIYGSAQNLYTLTSYSGMTPITVPIHGQNFFEYPEGRVFTGGLSVKF; from the coding sequence ATGAAAAAACGAATATTCGCATTCTTATTTCTTTTTCTTGCCGCTCTTGCATACGATGCTAGTGCTCAAGGCAAAAAGGAAGTATCGGGTGTTGTGAAAGAAGGAAGCGAAGCACTTCCTGGTGTAACTGTATTAGTAAAAGGAACTACTTACGGCTCTATTACTGACTTAGATGGTAACTATAAATTAAATGTCTCTCCTACCGATGTTATCGTTTATCGATTTATTGGTTTTAAAACGCAAGAAATTACTGTTGGAAATCAATCTACAATTAATGTAGGCTTAGAAGCTGACGCTGAAGAACTTGAAGAAGTGACAGTTATGGGTTATGCAAAAACCGATGTTTCTTCTAATTCTACAAAAGTAGAAAATGTAACTGATGTTGTTACACCTTCAGTAACAAGTTCTTTACAAGGTAAGGCTGCTGGTGTAAATATTTCTAGTAATTCTGGTCAACCCGGGGCTAAACAAAACATTATTATCCGTGGCCAAGGTTCTATTAGTAATACTGCTTCTGATCCACTTTACGTCATTGATGGTATTATCCAAGATGGAGAAGATATTAATTATTCTTCTTCACAAAGTGAAGCTGAAAGAGATCCTCTTTCAATGATTAATCCAGAAGATATTGAGAGCGTAGAAGTATTAAAAGATGCTGCTGCTACTTCACTTTATGGCGCAAGAGCTGCCAATGGTGTAATTGTAATTACAACAAAAAGAGGTAAAACTGGAAAACCCCAGATAACATTCAATACTCGCCAAGGAATTTCTATTGTAAATAAAGGCAATTGGTCAGCAATGAATGCAGATCAATTTGTAGATTCACAAGCACAAGCATTAGCAAATAAAAATGGAGGTAAACCTGAAGACTACTATTCTCAAATACCTGGTGTAACAGTTGATAGTAAAGGCAATCCAATTTATTCTAATACAGATTGGTCTGAACATGCATTTAGACAAGCAAGAATTTCATCATATGATTTAACAATGAGCGGTGGTAATGAAGATACTAAGTACTATGCTTCTGCTGGTTATATGAATAATGAAGGAATTTTAGTAGGGTCTAACTTCGAAAGATATTCATTACGTTTAAATTTAGATCAAAAAATAAATAAGCGTTTAACAGCTAACATTTCAACAAACTTAAGTTATACAGATCAACAAGATGCTAGTGGCGGTGGTGGATATTCTTCTCCATTATTAGCAACTTATATGCAATTACCTACTTTATCTCCTTATGATAGTAATGGAGAACTATTACCTAGAATAAAAGGAGGATCATCAGATGCTAACTTCTTATATGACCTTGAAAAGGGAAATAAAGTTGTTATAGGGCAAGTAAGTACTCAATTAGTAGGTTCATTAAAATATCAAATTGCTGATTGGTTATCATTTAAACAAACAGGTTCTGTAAATTATCAAAATGCTCAAAGAGAAAACTATAGATCTCCTTTATCATATGATGGTGCTGCATATAGTGGTTATAAGTCAGATAAAACCACATCTAACTCTACTATTTTAGGTAACTCTATATTCAACTTCTCAAAAACGTTTGGTAATGTTCATAATATTGATGCAATTGCTGGTTTTGAATATCAGGTAAATAATAAGAAAAGATCATATTCTTATGGTGAGAACATTCCAGTTGGACTTGAAAATTTAGATAATTCAGCTGCAAATAAAGATGCTTCAGGATATAAGACTTCATATAAATACATGTCTTATTTAGGACAATTAAGTTATAATTATGATGGCAAGTATTATGCAACTTTTTCGGCAAGGCGTGATGGTTCTTCAAAATTTGCTAGAAATAAAAAATGGGGTACTTTCTGGTCTACTTCAGCTTCTTGGTATTTATCAAGAGAAGATTTCTTAGCTGATAACAATGTGATTACTCTTGCCAAATTAAGAGGCTCTTACGGAACAACAGGTAATGCTAATATTGGTAACTTTGATGCCAGAGGTTTATACAGTTATTATGGATATCAATCTAAAAGTGCAGGAACCTACAGACAAATTGAAAACCCTGATTTAAGTTGGGAGGTTAGAAAAAAGCTTGGTGTTGGATTTGATATTTCTTTAGTTGATCGCGTTACGTTAAATGTTGATTATTATAGAGAAAGATCTGAAAGTATTTTATTAAACAGACCTTTATCTAGCTCTAGTGGATTTACATCTGGTAAACAAAATTTAGGTGTTATTCTAAACAAAGGTTGGGAATTTGCTCTTACAACAACAAATATCCTTAAAACTAATTTTACTTGGTCTACATCATTTAACATCGGTATTAATAAAAATGAAATATTAAAATTAGATGGTCAAGACATTATTTCAGGAGCAAGAATATCAAGAGTAGGTTCTGCTGTCAATACTTTTTATTTAAGAGAATGGGCTGGTGCTGATCCTAAATCAGGAGATGGCTCATGGTATACTAATGACGGTAAAGACCATGCTGGAGAAAGTGGATATTATAAACGTAATAACCGTTGGGCAACTTCAGATTATAATAAAGCTGAAAGAATTGAAAGTGGACAAGCAGGTCCTAAAATCACAGGTGGATTAACTAACAATTTTAAATATAAAAATTGGGATCTATCTATTTTCCTTACTTTTTCTCAAGGTGGAAAAATATGGAGAAACAGTAATGTTTATACTGATAACGATGGCTATTCAAAAAATAGAAATCAAGAAGGATATAGTTATTCTGTTAACCGTTGGAAAAAAGATGGAGACGTTGCTGATTATGCCAAATGGGGAGCATATGGTGCAAGTAAAAATTCTGATAGACAATTAGAAGATGGTAGTTACTTATCACTAAGAAATATCACTTTAGGGTATACCTTTCCTTCTACTTGGATTAAAACATTAAGACTTGGTTCTGTTAGAATATATGGTTCTGCCCAAAACTTATACACATTGACTTCGTACTCTGGAATGACTCCTATTACAGTACCAATACATGGTCAAAACTTTTTTGAATATCCAGAAGGAAGAGTATTCACAGGTGGATTATCAGTAAAATTTTAA
- a CDS encoding RagB/SusD family nutrient uptake outer membrane protein — translation MKLFNKNIVVAILLSASFISCNLDVEPQQNIETIDAADLPPQDLINGLFDRFQRTAYYGADFIRMGDIGTDLISQYNSSGRFDDQYKLQKNPTTRNTDSYRTYDYIYITIADANRVINSSLSSNSDTESSNALGQAHFVRAICYLDLLRAYGIVPLITEDVYSLDVAKDMAPGKADRKDLFSLVFSDLDKAEKLITGSSKTLPSKNAALALKVRALLFEIELDVSKEATNFSEIDKIATDLESQYSIVEKDLFLDYFQKSGGDATILELEFETDESQGSDNFAGLYLWNSVYAGYGDFVANPKILDGTLFGDVSKDIRWKSSENIGEAAIINEDNTKLNMIVPRIFKFYTYKNTKSLTAPKLLRIEEIILTHAEAVVKTNPAKAAQLINDLRAKRIENYIPFTTVTLQDVWNERAKELAYEGHRLWDLRRTKQMINVYNLTTGKIESSEDPTIDGGKDGAGQQAWFPIPEREMNANPTLQSEGNNWGY, via the coding sequence ATGAAATTATTTAATAAAAATATAGTAGTAGCAATATTACTCTCAGCCTCTTTTATAAGTTGTAATCTTGATGTTGAGCCACAACAAAATATTGAAACAATAGATGCCGCAGACTTACCTCCACAAGATCTTATCAATGGCTTATTTGATAGATTCCAGAGAACTGCTTATTATGGTGCTGATTTTATCAGAATGGGAGATATTGGTACTGATTTAATTTCACAATATAATAGCTCTGGTCGTTTTGACGATCAGTATAAGCTACAAAAAAACCCAACCACAAGAAATACAGATAGTTATAGAACATACGACTATATTTATATTACTATTGCTGATGCTAATAGAGTTATAAATAGTTCATTATCTTCTAATTCAGATACTGAAAGTTCTAATGCTTTAGGTCAAGCTCATTTTGTAAGAGCAATTTGTTACCTAGATTTATTAAGAGCATATGGAATTGTTCCTTTAATTACTGAAGATGTTTATTCTTTAGATGTTGCTAAAGATATGGCACCAGGGAAAGCTGATAGAAAAGACCTTTTTAGTTTAGTATTTTCTGATTTAGATAAAGCTGAAAAGCTAATAACAGGATCTAGTAAAACTTTGCCTTCTAAAAATGCTGCATTAGCATTAAAAGTACGAGCTCTTTTATTTGAAATTGAATTAGATGTATCTAAAGAAGCTACTAACTTTAGTGAAATTGATAAAATTGCTACTGATTTAGAAAGTCAATATTCTATAGTTGAAAAAGATTTATTTCTAGATTACTTCCAAAAATCTGGTGGTGATGCTACAATTCTTGAATTAGAATTTGAAACAGACGAAAGTCAAGGGAGTGATAACTTTGCTGGGTTATACTTATGGAATTCTGTTTATGCAGGTTATGGTGATTTTGTAGCAAATCCTAAAATTCTTGATGGAACATTATTTGGTGATGTTTCTAAAGATATTCGTTGGAAATCATCTGAAAATATCGGTGAAGCTGCAATCATTAATGAAGACAATACTAAATTAAATATGATTGTTCCTAGAATTTTCAAATTCTATACTTATAAAAACACTAAATCTTTAACTGCTCCTAAGTTGTTGCGTATCGAAGAAATAATTCTTACTCATGCTGAAGCTGTTGTAAAAACAAATCCAGCTAAAGCTGCACAATTAATTAATGATTTAAGAGCTAAAAGAATTGAAAATTACATCCCTTTTACAACAGTAACATTACAAGATGTTTGGAACGAAAGAGCAAAAGAACTTGCTTATGAAGGGCATCGTTTATGGGATCTTCGTAGAACGAAACAAATGATCAATGTTTACAATCTTACAACTGGAAAAATTGAATCTTCAGAAGATCCTACGATTGATGGAGGTAAAGACGGAGCTGGCCAACAAGCTTGGTTCCCAATTCCTGAAAGAGAAATGAATGCTAACCCAACTTTACAATCAGAAGGTAATAACTGGGGGTATTAA
- a CDS encoding Lrp/AsnC family transcriptional regulator produces the protein MRDLDKMDVKILRLLQEDSDITTKEIAQKIHLSTTPVYERIKKLEQQGYIKKYVAVLDREKLDRDLMVFCNITLKEHSKAIGHQFVKDILSLKEVTECYNVSGDYDFLLKVMVKDMRAYQDFVLNNLGEIENIGSAHSTFVMGEIKQSYEVPL, from the coding sequence ATGAGAGATTTAGATAAAATGGATGTAAAAATCCTTCGTCTACTACAAGAAGACTCAGATATCACTACAAAAGAGATTGCTCAGAAAATTCATTTATCAACTACACCAGTGTACGAACGTATTAAAAAACTGGAGCAACAAGGGTATATCAAAAAGTATGTAGCAGTACTTGACAGAGAAAAGTTAGATAGAGATTTGATGGTTTTTTGTAATATCACTTTAAAAGAACACAGTAAAGCCATTGGGCATCAATTTGTGAAAGATATCCTTTCTTTAAAAGAAGTAACAGAATGTTATAATGTATCTGGAGACTATGATTTCCTTTTAAAAGTAATGGTAAAAGACATGAGGGCTTACCAAGATTTTGTACTGAATAATTTAGGAGAAATTGAAAATATTGGAAGTGCACACAGTACTTTTGTGATGGGAGAGATTAAGCAATCTTACGAAGTCCCTTTATAA
- the metE gene encoding 5-methyltetrahydropteroyltriglutamate--homocysteine S-methyltransferase: protein MRTTNLGFPRIGSKRELKKAVERYWKGTLDEAQLLAEAKEIRLSNWTLQKENQIDIIPSNDFSLYDQVLDLAFTVGAIPQRFKTLQQQGNLSTIDLYFAMARGFQKNGLDVKALSMKKWFDTNYHYIVPEFTKDQDFSLFSSKVINEFKEALAIGIKTKPVLIGPVTFLLLGKAKNDDFNCLDLLDKLLPVYADLLNELNKLGAEYVQFDEPCLALDSSPIIRKKIITAYNYFAQKTPKLKLFLANYFDCYGDNLSTVLQLPIHALHVDVTRCGEQINDIFSTEDIPTTLHFSVGTIDGRNIWKNDYKKSLQTLSTVINKVGKERIYIAPSCSLLHVPCDLNLETETSKINQNILPWLSFATQKLAELSTLKQLILSNDYLNEESYIINQNTLQKRSESTIIHQPKVKERVHQLTLKDAQRNHIFKTRKILQTAALDLPLYPTTTIGSFPQTKEVRQWRAAFKKGNLSAQEYQSKLEEETKRTISLQEEIGLDVLVHGEFERNDMVEYFGEQLDGFTFSSFGWVQSYGSRCVKPPIIFGDVSRSNPMTVAWTKYAQNCTDKHVKGMLTGPVTILQWSFVRDDQPRSETCTQIALAIRDEVLDLESACIKIIQIDEPAIREGLPLRTADWSAYLQWAVNAFKVSSCGVKDETQIHTHMCYSEFNDIIKSIADLDADVITIECSRSQMDLLNAFSSFNYPNDIGPGIYDIHSPRVPSKYEMVDLIDKAKRHIPAEQLWVNPDCGLKTRDWPETKKALEKMVEAAVTARKLFTVLA from the coding sequence ATGAGAACAACAAATTTAGGATTCCCAAGAATTGGCAGTAAAAGAGAACTAAAAAAAGCCGTTGAAAGATACTGGAAAGGAACTTTAGATGAAGCTCAACTTTTAGCCGAAGCAAAAGAGATTCGTCTATCAAATTGGACTTTACAAAAAGAAAATCAAATTGATATAATTCCATCCAATGATTTTTCTCTTTATGATCAAGTGCTTGATTTAGCATTTACGGTTGGTGCTATTCCTCAACGTTTTAAAACTTTACAACAGCAAGGCAATCTTTCTACTATTGACCTTTATTTTGCTATGGCTAGAGGTTTTCAAAAAAATGGTTTAGATGTAAAAGCCTTGAGTATGAAAAAGTGGTTCGATACAAACTACCACTACATCGTTCCAGAATTTACCAAAGACCAAGATTTTTCTCTCTTCTCTTCTAAAGTAATTAATGAATTTAAAGAAGCGTTAGCCATAGGAATAAAAACAAAGCCTGTACTTATTGGTCCTGTTACTTTTCTGCTTCTTGGTAAAGCTAAAAATGACGATTTTAATTGCCTTGATTTATTAGATAAGCTACTTCCTGTTTATGCTGATTTATTAAACGAATTAAATAAATTAGGTGCTGAATATGTACAGTTCGATGAACCTTGTCTAGCATTAGATAGTAGTCCTATTATTAGAAAGAAAATCATTACTGCATACAATTACTTTGCACAAAAAACACCAAAATTAAAGCTCTTCTTGGCCAACTATTTTGATTGTTATGGAGACAATCTTTCTACTGTTTTGCAATTGCCAATACATGCCTTACATGTAGATGTTACTCGTTGTGGCGAACAAATAAATGATATTTTTTCTACTGAGGATATTCCAACTACACTTCATTTTTCTGTTGGAACAATTGATGGGAGAAATATCTGGAAAAACGACTATAAAAAGTCTCTCCAAACACTATCTACCGTTATTAATAAAGTAGGAAAGGAACGTATTTATATCGCTCCTTCATGTTCTCTTTTACACGTTCCTTGTGATCTAAATTTGGAAACGGAAACATCTAAAATAAATCAAAATATACTTCCTTGGTTATCATTTGCTACACAAAAACTAGCAGAGCTTTCTACATTAAAGCAACTTATTTTATCAAATGATTATCTAAATGAAGAAAGCTATATTATCAATCAAAATACATTGCAAAAACGTAGTGAATCTACTATAATTCATCAACCTAAAGTAAAAGAAAGGGTACATCAATTAACACTTAAAGATGCACAGCGAAACCACATTTTTAAAACACGAAAAATACTCCAAACAGCGGCTTTAGATTTACCACTATATCCAACTACTACAATTGGATCATTTCCACAAACAAAAGAGGTAAGACAATGGAGAGCTGCATTTAAAAAAGGCAACTTATCTGCTCAAGAATATCAAAGTAAATTAGAAGAAGAGACGAAAAGAACTATTTCGCTTCAAGAAGAAATAGGTTTAGATGTTCTTGTACATGGAGAGTTTGAAAGAAACGATATGGTAGAATATTTTGGAGAACAGCTAGATGGGTTTACTTTTTCTAGTTTTGGATGGGTTCAAAGTTATGGTAGTAGATGTGTAAAACCTCCAATAATTTTTGGAGATGTTTCTCGTTCAAATCCTATGACTGTTGCATGGACTAAATATGCACAAAACTGTACCGATAAACATGTTAAAGGAATGCTTACAGGTCCGGTAACTATCTTACAATGGTCTTTTGTTAGAGATGACCAACCAAGAAGTGAAACATGTACGCAAATTGCGTTAGCCATTAGAGACGAAGTCCTAGATTTAGAAAGTGCATGCATTAAAATTATTCAGATTGATGAACCTGCCATTCGAGAGGGTTTACCACTCAGAACTGCAGATTGGTCTGCTTATTTACAATGGGCTGTTAATGCTTTTAAGGTAAGTAGTTGTGGTGTAAAAGATGAGACACAAATACATACACATATGTGTTATTCTGAATTTAATGATATTATAAAAAGTATTGCTGATTTAGATGCCGATGTAATTACTATTGAATGCTCACGTTCACAAATGGATCTTTTAAATGCTTTCTCCTCATTTAATTACCCTAATGATATTGGGCCTGGTATTTATGATATTCATAGCCCAAGAGTACCATCAAAATACGAAATGGTTGATTTAATCGACAAAGCAAAGCGCCATATCCCTGCCGAACAATTATGGGTAAATCCAGATTGTGGTTTAAAAACTAGAGATTGGCCAGAAACAAAAAAAGCATTAGAAAAAATGGTTGAAGCAGCAGTTACAGCTCGAAAACTATTTACAGTCTTAGCATAA
- a CDS encoding transcriptional regulator yields MTTIDKVIFKLASVIFLIFFLFTNSEAQNTTVLLSEINNEWSLIFNKSKDLELNELIINQEKIAAESLRNNDTLGIVNAFNKLGGVYCNQVNYEKAYSYYWDALLLADQIHEREATARSYIGLGILYSLYERREDALIYYMKALVIHQELVNKNKKYIQGLRSNYFQIAVHYRYENNVKAARSYLEKSRKLAFFQKKNVLFIDAEEGYLNILERKYKRAEYILLPLEDEIKSTTPAYTVVYYSLLGDLYKGMQQFKRSTSYYLLAIKAAKSYRKHLNFIPDIYKKLSSNSTALKQQSNATSYLFYALTLEEHLYSSKSTKNQFLFEIKDKYRKVQEEQKTLQLKQTLHQLKQDEKIWFLKTILLITSILLIVIIAMVWARTIRNKHKAERLLLQQQRILEVKSNTEIMAVKNKELTGSTLQLVAKDELLVSIKDKLTFLYQENKLIDIKRLIKEIDLNKDQSWLAFETRFNAVNKEFYKVLCSQYPNLKPYDLRICALIKLDFTTKEMAKLLGISAESANTSRYRLRKKLNLNKDVNLAEFIRAL; encoded by the coding sequence ATGACGACTATAGACAAAGTGATTTTTAAATTAGCTTCAGTCATTTTTTTGATATTCTTTTTATTTACAAATTCAGAAGCACAGAACACAACTGTTTTACTTTCTGAAATAAATAATGAATGGAGTCTTATTTTTAATAAATCGAAAGATTTAGAACTAAATGAGTTGATAATAAATCAAGAAAAAATTGCAGCAGAAAGCCTCAGAAATAATGATACTTTAGGGATCGTAAATGCCTTTAATAAATTGGGAGGGGTGTATTGTAATCAGGTAAATTATGAGAAAGCGTACTCTTATTATTGGGATGCATTATTATTAGCAGACCAGATACATGAAAGAGAAGCTACTGCCAGAAGTTATATTGGTTTAGGTATTTTATATAGTTTGTACGAAAGGAGAGAAGATGCCTTAATATATTATATGAAGGCATTGGTTATTCATCAAGAATTAGTAAATAAAAATAAGAAGTATATACAAGGCCTAAGATCAAACTATTTTCAGATTGCAGTACATTACCGTTATGAAAACAATGTAAAAGCGGCAAGATCTTATTTAGAAAAAAGTAGAAAATTAGCTTTTTTTCAGAAAAAAAATGTACTCTTTATAGATGCAGAAGAAGGCTATTTGAATATTCTAGAAAGGAAATATAAAAGAGCAGAATATATATTATTGCCTTTAGAAGATGAAATAAAATCTACTACTCCAGCTTACACAGTTGTGTATTATTCTTTATTAGGCGATTTATATAAAGGAATGCAACAATTTAAAAGGAGCACTTCTTATTATTTGTTAGCAATAAAAGCAGCAAAAAGTTACAGAAAACATTTAAATTTTATTCCTGATATTTATAAAAAACTATCTTCTAATTCCACAGCTTTAAAACAACAAAGTAATGCTACTTCTTATTTATTTTACGCTCTTACTTTAGAAGAGCATTTGTATAGTAGTAAAAGCACTAAAAATCAGTTTTTATTTGAGATAAAAGATAAATACAGAAAAGTACAAGAAGAACAAAAAACGCTACAATTAAAACAAACTTTACATCAACTTAAACAAGATGAAAAAATCTGGTTTTTAAAAACGATTCTTCTAATTACCTCCATATTATTAATAGTCATAATTGCTATGGTATGGGCAAGAACAATTAGGAATAAGCACAAAGCAGAGCGTTTATTATTACAACAACAACGTATTTTAGAGGTGAAAAGTAATACAGAAATAATGGCTGTTAAGAATAAAGAATTAACAGGATCGACATTACAGTTAGTAGCTAAAGATGAATTACTTGTGTCTATAAAAGATAAATTAACCTTTTTATATCAAGAAAATAAGTTGATAGATATTAAAAGGTTAATTAAAGAAATTGATTTAAATAAAGACCAAAGTTGGTTAGCTTTTGAAACTCGTTTTAATGCTGTAAATAAAGAATTTTATAAAGTTCTGTGTTCTCAATATCCTAATCTAAAACCCTATGATTTAAGAATATGTGCTTTAATAAAATTAGATTTTACAACTAAAGAAATGGCAAAACTTTTAGGGATTTCTGCAGAGAGTGCTAACACTTCAAGATACAGATTAAGAAAGAAGCTGAACCTAAACAAAGACGTAAATTTAGCAGAATTTATCCGAGCTCTTTAA